A stretch of the Lolium perenne isolate Kyuss_39 chromosome 3, Kyuss_2.0, whole genome shotgun sequence genome encodes the following:
- the LOC127345870 gene encoding uncharacterized protein isoform X2 yields MSFFHQGPLLQRSLAAYIHRQVPSAFCTRLTCVVIIEVREMPFFHHKVLFFKELQPRYIHLTVCDNLQGGTVHVA; encoded by the exons ATGTCTTTCTTCCACCAAG GTCCTCTTCTTCAAAGAAGTCTAGCTGCGTACATTCATCGTCAGGTGCCTTCTGCCTTCTG TACTCGACTTACTTGCGTTGTTATCATTGAGGTCAGGGAGATGCCATTCTTCCACCACAAG GTCCTCTTCTTCAAAGAACTCCAGCCGCGTTACATTCATCTTACGGTATGTGACAATCTTCAAGGAGGAACAGTGCACGTGGCTTGA
- the LOC127345870 gene encoding uncharacterized protein isoform X1 — translation MSFFHQGPLLQRSLAAYIHRQVPSAFWYVTTLKEEQSCGFWYPYPYLYRRIRATYTRLTCVVIIEVREMPFFHHKVLFFKELQPRYIHLTVCDNLQGGTVHVA, via the exons ATGTCTTTCTTCCACCAAG GTCCTCTTCTTCAAAGAAGTCTAGCTGCGTACATTCATCGTCAGGTGCCTTCTGCCTTCTGGTATGTGACAACATTAAAGGAGGAGCAATCATGCGGCTTCTGGTATCCGTATCCATATCTGTATCGCCGTATCCGGGCAACCTA TACTCGACTTACTTGCGTTGTTATCATTGAGGTCAGGGAGATGCCATTCTTCCACCACAAG GTCCTCTTCTTCAAAGAACTCCAGCCGCGTTACATTCATCTTACGGTATGTGACAATCTTCAAGGAGGAACAGTGCACGTGGCTTGA